Within the Bacteroidales bacterium genome, the region ATTCTTTAAACGAAATTATTGAATGTCACCTTAATCCATTAATGGCTAGTGAACGGCGAGAGATTGTTGTTGAAAATTTAAAGCAAATTAATGGCTTGACCGCAAAAAAATAAACGGCATACAACATGCGGTAATAAACCATTGGGGTTTAATTGGTTAAACAAATATTCTGTTCCGTTTTAAATTTTTTCACCGGCGGATAGGAATGCAGCACGCACTCCCCAACGGTTCATACCGCTATACGTTGGGGCGCAATATGAAGTAGTAAAGCGTTTAATTAAATTTTTTTTATGAATGATTTACAAATAAATAAAACGGATTTGTATAAAGAATTAGGAATGTCTCAAAGTATTCCAGAAAAGAATTTTCATGAATGGTATAAGACCTATTCAAAAAATTTAAAAAAAATTCAAAAAACAAAAAATGCTATAAAAATTAGAATAATCCTCCTATCAATATTACTTTTTATATTGTCATTCTTCATTGACTCCAATGAGCTGGGACCACAAATATTTCAATTTATATCTTTTATATTAATGGTTGGAATATGGATACTCACGAAACATGAAAGAATACATCCCGAGAAAAAGCTTTTAATTATGAAAATTTTATTTAAATCCGTTGGAAATTACTAACAATTAAAAATTTATGAAATACTCAAAAGACTTATTGAAAAAAAGGAAAAAATCAAAAGTTAGTATGGCATTTGGATTATTTGTTATAGTTATAGCGATTACATGGATTCCTCTTCATTTAATAGAAGAAGTCTCAATCTCTGGATTTGACTGGCCTTATATGTTTATTTTTCTTTTAAACGGTCTCTCTCTATTTATGGCCGGTTATGGATATTCACTAGATAGACTTATAGGCAAAGCTTTTATTGAGATTGATAATCAGGTGATTCGCATAAAAACAGATGTCTTTGATAAAGAAAAAAGTATTAGCTGGGATAAAATAAATTCAATTGATTATAAACCAAGTAAGTTTATTGTATCAAAAAGAGATAAAACAAAACTTATTTTAACAATTTCAAAACTTGAATATATAGAAATACAAGAAATTAAAAATGTGATTAGAGATATTGCCAACAAGAAAAAAATATCGATAAATTTGAATTGATTAGCAGTTAATGTAATGATTATTAGTGAAATACTGCGCCCAACAGGCTGTAATACGCCATGCGGGCGGGCTTCCAGTTTCTAAGGAGGTCGGCTTTAGTTGGGTTTTGTATCGGGGGGTGAGAACGCGTCTCCGAAAACCCCGCACGGCGCATACAGCTATACGTTGTGGCTCATGGCTAATAGACGGAAAGTGAAAGGTTATTTAAAATTTTTACCTTTGTAAAAAAAGAATCCATGCCCAAGATATTTGAATATTTAGGAATTCTTATATTTTTTTACTCAAATGAACATGAACCCATCCATGTTCATGCTAAGAAAGGAGAATTTGAAAGCAAAGCTGAATTTTATATAATAAACGGGATTATTCAAGAAATAAAGGTTTCCTCTGTAAAAGGATCAAAACCACTCAAAGGACAAAATCTTAAAGACTTTGAAACGTTTTTAGAAGTGTATGCAGATAAAATTGTAGAAAAGTGGGTTAATTATTTCGTATACCATAAAGATGTTGAATTTGAGAAAATAACAAAAAGGTTAAAATGAAAATATCAGTTGACTATAAAAAAGAAGAAACCAAGAGCCTTAAAATTGAAAAGGCAAATTACATTGGTGATTTTGCTATTAGAATTAAGTTTAATGATGGAACTGAAAAACTAGTCGACTTCAAACCTTTCCTAACCAGGTCGGTGCATCCTTCCATAAGAAAATATCTAGACGAACGGCTTTTCTCAAATTTTAAAATAATCGACGGTAATTTGAATTGGAATGATTATGATATGATTTTTCCAATTTGGGATTTATATAAAGGAAAAGTCGATAAATAAAGCCACGCCACAGAGCCACAACATGCTGTATAAACAATTGGGGCTAAATGTCTTGATCAGGGTAAGTCAAAATAGCAACATCTCTACTTGGGGGATTGGATCCAGGTAGTCCTTCCCCAACTGTTCATACAGCTTTCCGTTGGCAACAAGGCTCAGTGGAGACAGGTATTTAAATAAACGACAAAAAATTAAATAACGGAGTTTCTTATTTAAGAAAATTGCAAAAAACTTAAATAGTGACTATCTTTGTTTAAAAATTCTAATGAAAAATTACAAATCCGGTCAATATATCAATCAGGGATACTATAAAAGTTTCCAACCAACTTCGATAAATAAACAATTGCATATCGATGATATGGAGGTAATGCAATTGCTTAGTCAGGCAGATAGAGAATTGGGCAGGCTTGATATGTATTCAAAATATATTCCCAATATTGATTTGTTTATTAGCATGCATGTTGTAAAGGAAGCAACCCAAAGTAGCAAGATTGAGGGAACACAGACAAATTTGGATGAAGCCCTTTTAGACAAAGAAGATATCCCTATTGATAAGAGAGATGATTGGGAGGAAGTGCAAAATTATATTAGTGCACTGGAATGGGCCATAAAGGAGTTAAATGAATTACCCTTCTCTTCCAGATTGATAAAAGAAACACATAGAGTACTTTTACAGGGAGTTCGTGGAGAGAAAAAACAACCCGGCGAATTCCGAACGAGCCAAAATTGGATTGGTGGGACAACGCTAAACGATGCAACATTTATTCCACCTGTTCATGCATCTGTGCCTGAATTGATGAGTGACATAGAAAAATTCATTCATAATAATGAGATATTTGTGCCCGAGTTATTAAAGATTGGACTTGTTCATTATCAGTTTGAAACGATTCACCCATTTTTAGACGGGAACGGAAGAATAGGAAGATTATTAATACCACTTTATTTAGTAAGCAAAGGGATATTACAAAAACCGATTTTGTATTTATCGGAATTTTTTGAAAAAAATCGGCAGTTATATTATGATAATTTGATGATTGTAAGAAAGAAAAGCAATCTTTCACAGTGGTTTAAGTTTTTCCTTATTGGAATAATTGAGACATCAAAAAATGGAATAAAGACATTTGATAATATATTAAAATTACAGAAGCAGGTTGAATCGGAGATACAGAGATTAGGAAGTAGAGTAACTAAAGCAAAAAAAGTAATTGATTATTTATATCAACGACCGATTATAGATGCAGAAAAAGTTAGTGAAGTAGCCGAAATATCGATGCCTTCTTCGTATAAACTGATTACAGATTTAGAGAAAATGGATATATTGAAAGAGGTAACTGGTGGAAAGAGAGGGCGAACTTATGTATTTGAAAATTATTTAAGATTGTTTAGATAAGAAAAATCGCCCAGTTGCCAACACGCGGTATAAAAAATTGCCGAAACAGTAGGTTATTCAAGGGTTGTAGCCCGCTTCAACTTTTGTGTAACTTGACAGGAAATCGCCTGCAATCGGCAACTTTTCATACCGCAAACCGTTAGCAACAAATTAAAAACAAAATGTTATGAAAAATTTAATGACTATAGTTTTAATGATTATTCCGTTGACAATTTTCGCTCAAACTGAAAATTTAGAAGGAAAATGGATTTCTGAATCAGAAACAACTGACGGAGAGATAATCGCGTATGAATTCTTTAATAATAAAACACTCAAAATGTTCTTTGATGGGAAGGAATTGCCGACTGTAAAACCGATTGAATATAAACTGGTGAATAATAATGACCGGACGGAAATTGAAATTGAATATGTAAGTACCTGGAATAGTTCGACTGAGAAAATGTATGGATTAATCGAATTTTTGAAAGACGGAAAAATTAAAATGGAATTTTTCCCTTTTGACGAACAAGTTGATAAGAAAAATGATTTTTCCGATGAAGCATTAATATTTAGACGGGAATAAAATCTGTTGCTAACACGCGGTCATAAAACATTGGGGGGCGAGGTGATTATTCGAGCCTCGGTTCTCGCATCAAGGGCTGTTGTATCTTGATAGTGAAGTAGCTCCGAAATCCCCAACGTTTCATACCGCCAACCGTTATACGCCATCTCCTTTAAAGAACATAATGTTGCAATTAATAGAGTAATAAATATATAAAAATAAGAAAGGCAGTTTGCTATGAATGTTTCACAATTACCCCAAGATCAATTTACACATATTGATTTTGTTAACACACGTTATTGGACAATTGGTGATAATGAGACTCCTTTAATATTGGTTCATGGATTGGGAGGATATGCAGAAAATTGGATGTACAATGTTTCAGTTCTTGCTAAACATTTTAAAATTTATGTATTAGATCTGGTTGGATTTGGTAAAAGTGATAAACCTGAAGCCCTATATACATATGATTATTTTGCTAGGTTTGTGCACGATTTCATGGAAAAGATGCACATTGAGAAAGCCCACTTGATTGGTCATTCACTAGGTGGAGGTATTGTATTGCAATTTGCGCTTAAATATCCTGAAAAAGTAAAAAAACTTGTTATTGTAGCAAGTTCGGGTTTAGGAAAAAAGGCTTCCATGATTCACAGAATAACATCCCTTCCAATCATAGGTAAATACTTAACGAAACCTAGCCAAAAAGGAATATCTAGGCTCTACGAATCAATGGTATATAACAAGGAAGTAATAACAGAAGAAATGGTTGAATTAGGTTATCAAATGTTTGCATTACCGGGGGCTCAGAAAGTATATTTATCAACTACCCGGGCAGCAATTAATTTTTTCGGACAGAAACAAAAAGCAATCAATCCAATCAGGCACAACCTTCAACTTATTGAATCTCCAGTGATGGTTATATGGGGTCAACAGGATAAGATTCTCCCTTTATCACATGCATATATAGCGAAGAAACAAATTAAAAACGTTATCCCTCATCTTTTCGATCAGTGTGGTCATCTGCCAATGGTAGAACATCCGGAAGAATTTAATATTTCCGTTGATCAATTTTTGGTTAATCAATAAAAAATATGATATTATGATCAATTACGGACGTATAACAGGCTATATACAAAATGCTGGCATTCGTCATGAAGTCTACGTTTGGTGGCTTTAGCAAAATTTCGTATCGGGGGATGAGAACGCGTCTTCGAAAACCCCGCACGGCGCATACAGCTTTCCGTTATAGGTAATGCTAAGAAGGGTTAATTACGGTAATTTGTATGAATTGATTATCTTTGAGAAAAAGACAATTAATGCCAAATTTATATGTGATAGCAGGTTGTAACGGTGCTGGGAAAACAACGGCTTCCTATACTGTATTGCCAGAAATATTAGATTGTGAAGAATTTATAAATGCAGACGAAATAGCCAGGGGCCTTTCTCCGTTTAATCCAGAGAAAGCTGCTATAGAGGCAGGTCGTATAATGCTGAAGAAGATAAGTGATTTTATAAAAAGGAATTATGATTTTGCTTTTGAGACAACTCTAGCATCGAAAAATTATTTAAAAACCATTGATAGAGCTAAGAACAACGGATACGAAATTACTTTACTGTTTTTTTGGTTAGATTCAGTAGAATTAGCGGTTGAAAGAGTTAAATCACGTGTTGCAGAAGGCGGACGCAATATTCCTGAAAAAGTCATTAGAAGGAGATATTTCTCTGGCATAAAAAACTTATTTGAATTATATATACCTGTTTGTGATTATTGGATGATTACAGATAATTCTAATCCTAATTTAAGATTAGTTGCGGAAGGAACACAAAAAGAAATAATTAAAATTGAAGATAATTCTATTTTTAATTTAATGAAAAGATTAAGCCATGGCCAAAAGTAATATAACTAAGAGGGAAAAACTGATCAAAGGGCTTGAATTATATTATCAGAAATTGATAAAAAATAAGATAGCCACTAATTCAGATTTAGTAGTTTCAGAAAATGGAAAGGTTGTACATATAGATCCCAAAAAATATCAAAAAAAATAGCACTACCTATAACATGCTGTGTAAACAATTGGGGTTGAGTAGCTTGTCCGATTCAGATCAAAATAGCAATATTTCTACCCGGGGATAGGACTCAGTTAGTCCTTCCCCAACTGTTCATACAGCTTTCCGTTGTGCCCAATTGGTAAGAAGATTGGAAAATGCCTCAGAATTGATTAATTTTGAAGTATGGCAACAGATAAGGAAATACTGGAAATGATTAAAAAATCGGTGAAATCCAAAGCCTCCAATGCAATTGTTATTTTATATGGATCCAGGGCAAGAGGAGATAACCGTGCTGATTCAGATGTTGATATATTGATCCTGCTTGATCAAAAAAGAATATCAAGGGAAGATGAAAAGCGTGTAAAGTACCCCCTTTATGATATCGAATTCGAGACTGGAAAAATAATCAGTCCTTTGGTTCTTACAAAATCAGATTGGGAATCTCGCCATAGAATCACTCCTTTCTACGATCGAGTAAATGAAGAGGGAGTTGTACTATGAATGAACAGGAAAGGAAAGAACTTGTCCAATATCGCATCAACAGAGCAAAAGATACCCTTAAAGAAGTAAACATTCATGTTGAGAATGAACTCTGGAGTACTGCCGTTAATCGATTATATTATGCTTGCTATTACGCAGTAAGTGCTCTATTGCTACAACATAAAATTAAAGCTCAAACTCATGCAGGGGTTCGGCGGATGTTCGGGTTACATTTTGTCAAAAAGGGTTTAATAGACAAAGATCTAGCTCGATTTTATACTGATATTTTTGATAAGAGGCAAACAAGCGATTATGATGATTTTATAGAATTTTCCCGCGAAGAAGTTGTTAGCCTGATACCCTCCGCAGAACAGTTAATTGAAGAAATAGAAAAATTACTTGTTGATTAACTTCTAATCCCCCAAAAATAAAAATCCAACTGGGCACAACATGCTGTATGCACCATGCGGGCGTATTTACAGAAGATTCAGCATTCGAATTTAGCAAAAATATTTACCAAGGCAATAGATCATACTTCTTTCATCCAGCACGGTACATACAGCTATACGTTGTGCGGCATGCTATGGCTGCTGATAGGATTTATATGGTTTATTTATTCTTAATAGATTAGAGCAAATAATAATAAAAAAGGAGTAAATATGAAAGCAAAAATATTAAACCTGTTCAGTAATGTGACATTAACCAATACGAAACTTAAGGGTGGTCATGGACAAAGTTTTCTGATTAATATTGGCGAAGAAAAAATACTCTATGATACAGGATTAAATAGCGAAACTCTATTAAACAATATGAAAACTTTATCCATATCTCCTGATGAAATTACGAAGCTAATTTTGTCACACGGTCATATTGATCATACAGGAGGTTTGCAAGGATTTCTTGACAAAAGAATTACAAATCAAACTTTAACTTTGATTGCGCACCCTGCCTTTCGTGAAAAAAAAATATATAAGATTTTAGGTCTTATAAAAAAATCAATTACCTGCCCTGCCTTAACAGATAGCCAGGAAAATAAATTGGAGATGCTATTAACGATGGACCCTGTACAAATCACTCATAATTTACAAACAACAGGTGAAATAGCAGAAAGAAATGAAAAATACGGCTTGGAGCCCAATGCATTTCATCTTGAAAATGGTAAATATGTTGTCGATCCTGTGAAAGATGATTTAAGCCTTATTTTAAGTACTGAAAAAGGCGAAGTTATTATAACCGGTTGTGCACACAGCGGAATATTGAATATCTGTGATTACGTAAGGAGAAAAACTAATAATAAGATACATGCTGTTATTGGCGGCACACATATGGTGCGTTACTCAGAGGATGAGGTTAAATATGTTGCTACCAGGTTAAAAAGTGAGTATAATAATCCTGATCTCTATCTTAACCATTGTACTGATTATTTCCCGGATCCTTTTGTTAAAAAAACAAAAGCAACAGATATATTAAGAAAAGAATTAGGACCAGATAAGATTAAAGACTGTTTTGTAGGAACAGTGATCGAATTTTAACTTTATATAATTTTTAGGTTATAGAATGAAACTCTTGACTTAATTAAATTTAAACATGGAGAAACTTTGAATAATTAAAAAGGTTAAAGAATGCAGTATTTTGTTAATGAGCATCGTTTTAATAATACTTTAGCAAGACCGCACAACATGCTGTAATACGCCATTTGGGCAGGCTTCCAGCGTCTAAGGAGGTCGGCTTTAGCTGGGTTTTGTAACGGGGGATGAGAACGCGTCTTCGAAAATCCCGCACGGTGCATACAGCTATACGTTGTAGGTAATTGAATAAACACGCCAACTGTTTCCCAATAAGGAAATTTTTCTTAACTTTGTAGAAAAAAGGATGGTAAAACATGAGGTTCAATTTATGGAACCTGCATAGGATTTCTTAGATGATTTAGATGATAAAACTAGAGAAAAGGTAATATTTAACATTTGGAAATCACGGGAAACAAATGATCCAGAATTATTTAAGAAGTTAACAGATGAAATCTGGGAATTTAGAACTAGATATAAGGGTAAACAAATTAGGCTTCTTGCCTTTTGGGATAAAATTAAATACACAAAAACCCTTGTCATTGCAACCCATGGATTTCAGAAAAAGGCTCATAAAGTTCCAAAGAAGCAAATCGATAGGGCAATAGAGCTACGTAAATTGTATTATGAACAAAAAAGCAGCAGAGATGGATAAGAAAAAGATGAAAACATACACCCTGGAGGAACTTACTGATCAATATGTTGGGAAAAAGGGAACCGCCAGACGAGATAAATTTGAATTTGATCTTAAGCTTGATATTTTGGGTAATATGATAAAAAAAGCCCGGAAAGAGCAGAATTTAACCCAGGAGCAACTTGGTCGTTTAGTTGGTGTACAAAAGGCTCAGATATCCAAAATAGAAAATAATGCGAAAGATGTAAGATTTTCCACTGTAATGAAAGTATTTGAAGCCTTAAAGGCAAAAGTTAAAATGACCATTGAATTTGATTCTAATTCTCATATAGAAATCTAAGGATAATATTCAACTACCTACAACATGCTGTATAAACATGCGGTCGGGCTTCCAGCAGATTCTGTCTCCAAGTTTGACAAAATTTTTTACCAGGGCAAAAGTTCATACCTTTTCATCCCGCACAGATTCATACAGCTTTCCGTTGCCGCCAATATTAAAATAGCTTAGCTGTATTCCAGTGAATTCATTATATTTGTCTTTATGCAAACTCAAGATTTCATAGAAAAGAAATTGAAGGAATTAAAACCTTATCTTGCTGAGAAGTTCTATGTCAATAAGATAGGGTACTTCGGGTCGTATTCTCAAAATAAGCAAAATGAAGAATCCGACATTGATATATTGGTTGAATTTAGCAGACCTATTGGATGGGAATTTTTTGACTTGAAAGATCTTCTTGAGAAGGAACTTAAAACAAAAGTTGATTTAGTTTCCGTTGGTGCTCTTCGGAAACAATTAAAGAAATCCATTTTGAGCCAAACTCATTATGTATGAGCAAAACGGGAAGAAATTATAAGATATATTTGGAGGATATCTTAACCTCGATGTTAAGAATCGTAGAATATATTGGAGATAGGAACTTTGAGGAATTTAAAAATAATAATATGGTTGTAGATGCTGTTGTGAGAAATTTTGAAATCATTGGCGAGGCATCAAACAATTTACCAGATGAAATAAAAGATAAATATCCTGAAATCCCCTGGCGTAAGATGTATGGACTGAGAAATCTTGTATCTCATGAATATTCTGGGATTGATTACGAAATGATATGGGAGATTGCCAAGAAAAACCTACCTGAAAATATAGAAGACTTCCGAAAGATAATTGAGAAAGAAAAATAATACTGGCGGTAACATGCTGTATGTACTATGCGGGCGGGCTTGCAGACGATTAGGCAGTCAAATTCAGCAAAAATTTTTACCAGGGCAATAGGTCATACTTTTTACATCCCGCACGGCGCATACAGCTATACGTTGTGGTTCATTTATAAGAGAGACTACAGAGAATCTTGCAAAGTTAAAATAAATTGCTTATCTTTGGCGTTAGTAACGTAATATGAAAGCATGATTGTTTCATTTGGCTCAAAGGATACAGAAAAAATCTGGCAAGGAGAAAGAGTTAAGAAGATTCCATTGGAAATTCAAAAAGTTGGCAGACGAAAATTAAGAATGTTGAATAATTCCCAGAACCTGTCTGATTTGAGAATTCCACCATCAAATAGATTAGAAAGGCTCAAAGGAAAAGAAAAAGGTTACTATAGCATACGGATTAATGACCAATGGCGAATAGTTTTTAAATGGGAAAACAATCATGCCCATGAAGTCGAGACTACTGATTATCATAAATGAAATCCATAAAAGATGAGTAAATTACCCAATGTACACCCAGGAGAAGTTTTAGTTGAGGAATTCCTTAAGCCAATGGATATTAGTGCCTATAGATTGTCCAAGGAAATAGGAATACCCCAAACAAGAATTTCTCAGATAATTAAAGGTAAACGTCGTATCACTGCTGATACAGCATTAAGGTTAAGTGCTTTCTTTGGAAATACCCCAAAATTCTGGCTTGGTCTTCAGGATGACTATGACCTTGAAGAAGAATCCCACCGTAATAATGATTCCCTGAAAAGAATTAGGGATAATCGTACTCAAAAGACCGAAAAATAAACGAACCACAACATGCTGTAATACACCATGCGGGCGTTTCGGCTTGATGTCTAAATTTTGTGGCTCAAGCCAGGTTTTGTATCGGGCGTCAAAAACACGTCTTCTAAAATCCCGCACGGTGCATACAGCTTTCCGTTGTGGGTAATGGTAACAAGAGGTCAAGTGATGGTGGTAAAATCTCAAAATAATTGTATATTTGGATAAAATGACGGTTATGAAAGACTCTTCACAAATACTTGCATACTTGTCAAAGAACAAGTACCGATTGATGAAAAAATATCATCTCACCAAGCTAGGAGTTTTTGGGTCAGTTGTGAGGGGGGATCAAACTGATGATAGCGATATTGATCTAATTGTTGAATTCGACGATAACGTGAAGGATTTATATTTGGTGAAGAAACAATTAAGGGAAGAGATTAAGAAGCATTTTAACAGACCGGTTGATATATGCCGAGAAAAGTATATAAAGACCAGAATTAAGGACCATATCCTATCCCAGGCCCGATATGTATAAAATGTCCCATAAAGATTTTGCCAGCGTTGTTTCCATTCTTGATTCGATTGAAAAGATAATGGATTACACTTCCTCATTTAATAATGCTGATGAATTTTATGCGGATACAAAG harbors:
- a CDS encoding type II toxin-antitoxin system RelE/ParE family toxin, which translates into the protein MIVSFGSKDTEKIWQGERVKKIPLEIQKVGRRKLRMLNNSQNLSDLRIPPSNRLERLKGKEKGYYSIRINDQWRIVFKWENNHAHEVETTDYHK
- a CDS encoding HigA family addiction module antidote protein, whose translation is MSKLPNVHPGEVLVEEFLKPMDISAYRLSKEIGIPQTRISQIIKGKRRITADTALRLSAFFGNTPKFWLGLQDDYDLEEESHRNNDSLKRIRDNRTQKTEK
- a CDS encoding nucleotidyltransferase family protein, producing MQTQDFIEKKLKELKPYLAEKFYVNKIGYFGSYSQNKQNEESDIDILVEFSRPIGWEFFDLKDLLEKELKTKVDLVSVGALRKQLKKSILSQTHYV
- a CDS encoding nucleotidyltransferase family protein yields the protein MKDSSQILAYLSKNKYRLMKKYHLTKLGVFGSVVRGDQTDDSDIDLIVEFDDNVKDLYLVKKQLREEIKKHFNRPVDICREKYIKTRIKDHILSQARYV
- a CDS encoding HEPN domain-containing protein, with the protein product MNEQERKELVQYRINRAKDTLKEVNIHVENELWSTAVNRLYYACYYAVSALLLQHKIKAQTHAGVRRMFGLHFVKKGLIDKDLARFYTDIFDKRQTSDYDDFIEFSREEVVSLIPSAEQLIEEIEKLLVD
- a CDS encoding zeta toxin family protein; amino-acid sequence: MPNLYVIAGCNGAGKTTASYTVLPEILDCEEFINADEIARGLSPFNPEKAAIEAGRIMLKKISDFIKRNYDFAFETTLASKNYLKTIDRAKNNGYEITLLFFWLDSVELAVERVKSRVAEGGRNIPEKVIRRRYFSGIKNLFELYIPVCDYWMITDNSNPNLRLVAEGTQKEIIKIEDNSIFNLMKRLSHGQK
- a CDS encoding MBL fold metallo-hydrolase, coding for MKAKILNLFSNVTLTNTKLKGGHGQSFLINIGEEKILYDTGLNSETLLNNMKTLSISPDEITKLILSHGHIDHTGGLQGFLDKRITNQTLTLIAHPAFREKKIYKILGLIKKSITCPALTDSQENKLEMLLTMDPVQITHNLQTTGEIAERNEKYGLEPNAFHLENGKYVVDPVKDDLSLILSTEKGEVIITGCAHSGILNICDYVRRKTNNKIHAVIGGTHMVRYSEDEVKYVATRLKSEYNNPDLYLNHCTDYFPDPFVKKTKATDILRKELGPDKIKDCFVGTVIEF
- a CDS encoding DUF4160 domain-containing protein; translated protein: MPKIFEYLGILIFFYSNEHEPIHVHAKKGEFESKAEFYIINGIIQEIKVSSVKGSKPLKGQNLKDFETFLEVYADKIVEKWVNYFVYHKDVEFEKITKRLK
- a CDS encoding alpha/beta fold hydrolase, with amino-acid sequence MNVSQLPQDQFTHIDFVNTRYWTIGDNETPLILVHGLGGYAENWMYNVSVLAKHFKIYVLDLVGFGKSDKPEALYTYDYFARFVHDFMEKMHIEKAHLIGHSLGGGIVLQFALKYPEKVKKLVIVASSGLGKKASMIHRITSLPIIGKYLTKPSQKGISRLYESMVYNKEVITEEMVELGYQMFALPGAQKVYLSTTRAAINFFGQKQKAINPIRHNLQLIESPVMVIWGQQDKILPLSHAYIAKKQIKNVIPHLFDQCGHLPMVEHPEEFNISVDQFLVNQ
- a CDS encoding DUF86 domain-containing protein produces the protein MSKTGRNYKIYLEDILTSMLRIVEYIGDRNFEEFKNNNMVVDAVVRNFEIIGEASNNLPDEIKDKYPEIPWRKMYGLRNLVSHEYSGIDYEMIWEIAKKNLPENIEDFRKIIEKEK
- a CDS encoding DUF2442 domain-containing protein; the encoded protein is MKISVDYKKEETKSLKIEKANYIGDFAIRIKFNDGTEKLVDFKPFLTRSVHPSIRKYLDERLFSNFKIIDGNLNWNDYDMIFPIWDLYKGKVDK
- a CDS encoding helix-turn-helix domain-containing protein, with product MDKKKMKTYTLEELTDQYVGKKGTARRDKFEFDLKLDILGNMIKKARKEQNLTQEQLGRLVGVQKAQISKIENNAKDVRFSTVMKVFEALKAKVKMTIEFDSNSHIEI
- a CDS encoding Fic family protein encodes the protein MKNYKSGQYINQGYYKSFQPTSINKQLHIDDMEVMQLLSQADRELGRLDMYSKYIPNIDLFISMHVVKEATQSSKIEGTQTNLDEALLDKEDIPIDKRDDWEEVQNYISALEWAIKELNELPFSSRLIKETHRVLLQGVRGEKKQPGEFRTSQNWIGGTTLNDATFIPPVHASVPELMSDIEKFIHNNEIFVPELLKIGLVHYQFETIHPFLDGNGRIGRLLIPLYLVSKGILQKPILYLSEFFEKNRQLYYDNLMIVRKKSNLSQWFKFFLIGIIETSKNGIKTFDNILKLQKQVESEIQRLGSRVTKAKKVIDYLYQRPIIDAEKVSEVAEISMPSSYKLITDLEKMDILKEVTGGKRGRTYVFENYLRLFR
- a CDS encoding nucleotidyltransferase domain-containing protein, coding for MATDKEILEMIKKSVKSKASNAIVILYGSRARGDNRADSDVDILILLDQKRISREDEKRVKYPLYDIEFETGKIISPLVLTKSDWESRHRITPFYDRVNEEGVVL